A window from Opitutia bacterium ISCC 52 encodes these proteins:
- a CDS encoding efflux RND transporter periplasmic adaptor subunit — protein MAPPKRRKKSRKKLIVFSVLILLLIVAMAGVSTRKKEEIVQVTVEKAEKRTVTSIVSATGRIFPEVEVKISSEVAGEIIELPVVEGQLVKKGDLLVKVDPDRYESQVSQRRVSINTAKARSLEAKAQRLQAEQDLGRVEELFTKGFASEKESDDAKTLVEIRKTQEQASLLEIERAESLLEEALEFLSLTVTFAPMDGTISKLDSELGERVVGTGQFAGTEIMRVADLTNMEVRIEVSETDIVHVKIGDEATVEVDAIADKKFDGYVTEISSSAANVRQNNDQLTTFEVRIKLRDPSPQLRPGMTATADIETDTVEDAIAVPMQSVTVRKKEDIKKALDPDAAETDESKEEVANNDGPENKEQEEKDAKEDLERILFVVKDGKSIMRKVKTGIADNSYIVIEEGIEVGEEVVSGSYRAITRQLKHDMTVTIKKPGDEKKDDKKS, from the coding sequence ATGGCTCCTCCAAAACGTAGAAAGAAATCTCGGAAAAAACTGATCGTATTCTCGGTCCTGATCCTGCTGTTGATTGTCGCCATGGCAGGAGTTTCGACCCGTAAAAAGGAGGAGATAGTCCAAGTGACTGTCGAAAAAGCCGAAAAACGGACAGTGACGAGCATCGTGTCTGCGACGGGGCGTATCTTCCCTGAAGTGGAGGTAAAGATTTCCTCCGAGGTGGCCGGCGAGATTATCGAGCTTCCGGTCGTCGAAGGCCAGTTGGTTAAAAAGGGAGACCTTCTGGTCAAGGTGGACCCAGACCGTTACGAATCGCAGGTTAGCCAGCGACGGGTCTCCATCAATACCGCGAAGGCACGATCTTTGGAAGCCAAGGCTCAGCGATTACAGGCAGAACAGGACTTAGGGCGCGTTGAAGAATTGTTTACCAAGGGATTTGCCAGTGAAAAAGAGTCGGATGATGCCAAGACACTGGTAGAGATCCGAAAGACTCAGGAGCAGGCTTCCTTGTTGGAGATCGAACGAGCAGAATCACTTTTGGAGGAAGCGCTCGAATTTCTGTCGTTAACAGTGACCTTTGCACCCATGGATGGAACGATCAGTAAGTTGGATTCTGAGTTGGGTGAGCGGGTGGTTGGAACCGGGCAATTTGCCGGAACCGAAATCATGCGGGTGGCAGACCTGACTAACATGGAAGTTCGCATTGAGGTGAGTGAAACCGATATCGTACACGTCAAAATTGGTGATGAGGCCACTGTTGAAGTTGATGCGATCGCCGATAAAAAATTTGATGGATATGTGACGGAGATATCCAGCTCAGCCGCCAACGTGAGGCAGAACAACGACCAACTGACTACCTTTGAAGTACGGATCAAATTAAGGGATCCGAGTCCTCAGTTGCGACCGGGTATGACTGCGACAGCAGATATTGAGACTGACACCGTAGAGGATGCCATTGCAGTTCCTATGCAGTCGGTGACCGTTCGGAAAAAAGAGGATATCAAGAAGGCGCTCGATCCGGATGCTGCCGAGACGGATGAATCCAAAGAAGAGGTAGCCAATAATGATGGCCCTGAAAACAAAGAGCAGGAGGAAAAGGACGCAAAGGAAGATCTTGAGCGAATCCTATTTGTAGTGAAGGACGGCAAGTCCATCATGCGAAAGGTCAAGACCGGTATCGCCGACAACTCCTACATCGTCATCGAAGAGGGGATCGAAGTAGGTGAAGAAGTGGTATCTGGATCCTATCGTGCAATTACCCGTCAACTGAAACATGACATGACGGTTACGATAAAAAAGCCGGGCGATGAAAAGAAGGACGATAAGAAAAGCTGA
- a CDS encoding ABC transporter ATP-binding protein produces the protein MIQTYKGVGEPTIDIGRVEKFYDLGKANIVRALDGVDLKIYRNDYMAIMGPSGSGKSTLMNMLGCLDTPTSGQYYFEGEDVADMDDNELAFIRNQKIGFVFQSFNLLARASTLRNVELPLVYAGMPRWERIEKANLACERVGLGDRVHHKPNELSGGQRQRVAVARALVNEPSIILADEPTGNLDSKTGAEIMQLFDELHSQGNTIILVTHEKDIAAHAHRLIRLKDGKIEVDQVNQRNT, from the coding sequence ATGATTCAGACTTACAAAGGAGTCGGAGAGCCGACCATTGATATTGGCCGAGTCGAAAAGTTTTACGATCTTGGTAAAGCCAACATTGTGAGGGCGCTGGATGGAGTGGATCTTAAGATTTACAGGAACGATTATATGGCGATTATGGGTCCGTCGGGTAGTGGGAAATCTACACTGATGAACATGCTGGGTTGTCTGGATACTCCGACCTCTGGTCAGTATTATTTTGAGGGTGAGGATGTAGCCGACATGGATGACAATGAGTTGGCCTTCATCCGTAATCAGAAGATCGGGTTCGTCTTTCAAAGCTTCAATTTACTAGCGCGCGCCTCCACTTTAAGGAATGTGGAATTACCGTTGGTCTACGCTGGTATGCCACGATGGGAACGAATTGAAAAAGCGAACCTGGCTTGTGAACGAGTCGGTTTAGGTGATCGTGTTCATCACAAACCCAATGAGCTTTCAGGAGGCCAGAGGCAACGGGTAGCTGTTGCGCGTGCATTGGTAAACGAGCCATCGATCATTCTTGCAGATGAACCGACAGGAAACCTGGATTCGAAAACTGGGGCGGAGATTATGCAACTGTTCGATGAGCTGCATTCGCAAGGGAACACCATTATTCTTGTAACTCACGAGAAAGATATAGCGGCGCATGCCCATCGTTTGATTCGATTGAAGGATGGGAAAATTGAAGTAGATCAGGTCAATCAGCGGAATACATGA
- a CDS encoding ABC transporter permease: MKRILSEFFESIRIALEQLNAHKTRAMLTMLGVIIGVLAVTLMGTAMNGIDKGVNETLDVVGSDVFYVSRQTWEQSEDAWRYLKNRPYIRDNESEKLNQIIAQTPDSNLFRGAPAVNWWPQADVKTTEKSVSRVNTLGTDENFEFINTASIEEGRFISEVEAVSGRSVVVLGYDVAEALFEGESAVGKTVRLKGREVEVIGVFSRMGSFFGLMSFDNYAVVPLRWLRKHYQWKLHTEIRVKMAEGADKEEARYELIGAMRRIHGQVAEEEDNFSVNSTDSIEEGLAPVKIGLAIAGFSITGLSLFVGAIGIMNITFVSVKERTREIGTRRALGARQSSILLQFLIEAISVCVVGGIVGLGVAYALQALLNWAFPNFPFVFSFSLIVAAMVASIMVGILSGIIPAFLASRLDPATALRHE; the protein is encoded by the coding sequence ATGAAGCGTATTTTGTCAGAGTTTTTTGAGAGCATTCGTATCGCCCTTGAGCAATTGAATGCCCACAAGACTCGAGCCATGTTGACCATGCTGGGCGTTATTATTGGAGTGCTTGCTGTTACTCTAATGGGCACGGCGATGAATGGGATCGACAAGGGGGTTAATGAAACGCTCGATGTCGTCGGCTCAGACGTGTTCTATGTGTCGAGGCAGACTTGGGAGCAATCGGAGGATGCCTGGAGATACCTGAAGAATCGCCCTTACATTCGGGATAATGAATCGGAAAAGCTGAATCAAATTATCGCTCAGACACCGGACTCAAACCTTTTTCGTGGGGCCCCCGCTGTCAATTGGTGGCCACAGGCCGATGTCAAAACGACTGAAAAATCGGTATCTCGAGTCAACACACTGGGCACTGATGAAAACTTTGAATTTATAAACACAGCTTCTATTGAAGAAGGCCGCTTTATTTCGGAAGTAGAGGCTGTGAGTGGCAGGTCAGTTGTGGTGCTTGGGTACGATGTAGCTGAAGCTCTATTCGAAGGCGAATCAGCGGTTGGGAAAACGGTTCGCCTCAAAGGCAGGGAAGTCGAGGTCATTGGTGTTTTTTCCCGTATGGGATCTTTTTTTGGTCTGATGAGTTTTGATAATTATGCGGTCGTGCCATTGAGGTGGTTAAGAAAGCACTATCAGTGGAAGCTTCATACAGAAATACGAGTTAAGATGGCGGAAGGTGCGGATAAGGAAGAAGCTCGCTACGAGCTCATCGGCGCGATGCGTCGAATTCATGGCCAGGTCGCTGAGGAGGAAGACAACTTCTCAGTTAATAGTACCGATTCGATTGAAGAGGGACTCGCTCCAGTTAAAATAGGATTAGCTATCGCGGGGTTTAGTATTACCGGCTTGTCTCTTTTTGTAGGGGCTATTGGAATTATGAATATCACTTTCGTGAGCGTAAAGGAGCGTACCCGTGAGATCGGTACGCGTAGAGCTTTAGGGGCTCGGCAATCCTCTATTCTGTTACAGTTTTTGATCGAAGCGATTTCTGTCTGTGTTGTTGGTGGTATCGTAGGCCTCGGAGTCGCCTATGCTCTCCAGGCGCTATTGAACTGGGCCTTCCCCAACTTTCCCTTCGTGTTTTCTTTTAGCCTGATCGTTGCGGCTATGGTGGCCTCTATTATGGTCGGCATTCTTTCTGGTATTATACCTGCGTTTTTAGCATCCCGGCTCGACCCGGCAACCGCCTTACGCCATGAGTGA